In one Arenibacter antarcticus genomic region, the following are encoded:
- a CDS encoding collagen-like protein: MKTSKNLTLKFFAFLIISGLIMSCSKDDGEIGPQGPQGTQGDQGDQGPKGDTGTANVIYSAWIETEFPTNISAPGAGFDIEAPDLTQDIMDKGTVMVFGRNLTIFGFDYFALPFITSGNQHNFRIEMEKVLRITAATLSGAASSQVGSPFFEGYRYVIIPGGQPASNSAGKSSQTEALKYTEMTYEELRQHFNIPDDEN, encoded by the coding sequence ATGAAAACAAGCAAGAATTTAACTCTAAAGTTTTTTGCCTTTTTAATTATTTCAGGCCTAATTATGTCTTGTTCAAAAGATGATGGGGAAATAGGACCACAGGGTCCACAAGGTACACAAGGCGATCAGGGTGATCAAGGCCCCAAGGGCGATACAGGTACGGCCAATGTAATCTATTCAGCTTGGATCGAAACTGAATTCCCGACTAATATTTCTGCTCCAGGAGCTGGCTTCGATATCGAAGCCCCAGACCTAACCCAAGATATTATGGACAAAGGCACGGTTATGGTATTCGGTAGGAACCTGACAATTTTCGGGTTCGATTATTTTGCTTTGCCATTCATTACTAGTGGTAACCAGCACAACTTCAGGATAGAAATGGAAAAAGTGTTGCGCATAACCGCGGCAACGCTATCCGGTGCAGCCTCTTCCCAGGTAGGCAGTCCGTTTTTTGAGGGTTACCGATATGTAATAATTCCGGGCGGACAACCTGCATCTAATAGCGCTGGGAAATCATCACAAACAGAAGCTTTGAAATATACAGAAATGACTTATGAAGAGTTGAGGCAGCATTTTAATATTCCAGACGATGAGAACTAA
- a CDS encoding Gfo/Idh/MocA family protein has product MGNRRNFIKKTTMASTGIVIGASAFSAKSYGNILGANDRIILGSIGVRGRGKGLMENFAKMYADGVRIKTICDVDSSFLEERVALAATHQNGNRPGTEEDLRKVYDDKEIDAVVIATPNHWHALSTIWACQAGKHVYVEKPSSHNVWEGRKMVEAARKYNRLVQVGFQNRSISNVMQAMEFLHNGGIGEVFMARGTCFKPRDSFGIAPDSAPPTSLNYDLWLGPATYRPYNEKRGHYNWHWHWNTGNGDTGNQGPHQFDVARWGLNKNEHPIKVQSMGGIFGMTPQECSQETPNTQTSVFEYADGKILEFETRGRYTNHEANLGIKIGNVFYGTNGWMEVNGDTWKAYKGEETEPFAGSEMGVGAAVGGDSTFLTAPDSKGHFGNFIDGLRSGNPKDLNCDIEIGHTSTVLPLIANIAYKVGETLKFDGKTEKFIGNKKADAMLTRKYRAPYVVPDKV; this is encoded by the coding sequence ATGGGAAACAGAAGAAATTTTATTAAAAAAACCACCATGGCCAGTACAGGAATCGTCATAGGAGCTTCGGCATTTTCCGCCAAGTCCTACGGGAATATCCTAGGGGCAAATGATCGAATTATATTAGGTTCCATTGGAGTTCGTGGCCGAGGAAAAGGCCTGATGGAGAATTTTGCAAAAATGTATGCCGATGGGGTAAGGATAAAGACCATTTGCGATGTAGATTCTTCATTTTTAGAGGAACGTGTAGCCTTGGCGGCAACACATCAAAATGGCAACAGACCTGGCACGGAAGAGGATTTGCGAAAAGTCTATGACGACAAGGAGATAGATGCGGTTGTTATTGCCACCCCAAACCATTGGCATGCACTATCAACCATCTGGGCCTGCCAGGCAGGAAAGCACGTATATGTTGAAAAACCAAGTTCCCACAATGTATGGGAAGGAAGAAAAATGGTAGAGGCCGCTAGGAAATACAATCGGTTGGTACAGGTAGGATTTCAAAACCGCTCTATAAGCAATGTAATGCAGGCAATGGAGTTTCTCCATAATGGAGGAATAGGAGAAGTATTTATGGCAAGGGGCACTTGTTTTAAGCCACGCGACTCCTTTGGTATTGCCCCAGACAGTGCTCCACCGACAAGTCTTAATTACGATCTTTGGTTAGGACCAGCCACCTATAGGCCTTATAACGAAAAAAGGGGGCATTATAATTGGCATTGGCATTGGAATACGGGAAATGGGGATACTGGCAACCAGGGACCACATCAATTTGATGTAGCGCGATGGGGCCTTAACAAAAACGAACATCCCATAAAAGTACAATCTATGGGTGGAATTTTTGGGATGACGCCCCAAGAATGTTCCCAAGAAACCCCCAATACCCAAACTTCCGTATTTGAATATGCGGATGGTAAAATATTAGAATTTGAAACCCGAGGGAGGTACACCAACCACGAAGCCAATTTAGGAATCAAAATAGGCAATGTGTTTTATGGCACTAATGGATGGATGGAAGTAAATGGTGATACTTGGAAGGCCTACAAAGGCGAAGAAACCGAACCGTTTGCTGGTTCTGAAATGGGTGTAGGAGCGGCAGTTGGTGGCGATAGCACCTTTTTAACAGCACCTGATAGCAAGGGGCATTTTGGGAATTTTATAGACGGACTTCGCTCTGGCAACCCTAAAGATTTAAATTGTGATATTGAAATTGGACATACCTCTACGGTGCTTCCATTAATAGCGAATATTGCCTATAAGGTAGGTGAAACATTAAAATTTGATGGAAAAACAGAAAAATTTATTGGCAACAAAAAAGCAGATGCCATGTTAACCAGAAAATATAGGGCACCATATGTGGTTCCTGATAAAGTGTAA
- a CDS encoding PmoA family protein — protein MKIERQKFSGLHLMLGVLLLFLGSISCKQKKAEATNLLEVGTNKEKRIQLVRDDTQKKVSVMIDGKLFTAYRYPNTIKKPILYPLITPNGTNITRKFPLEPSVGERVDHPHQVGLWFNYGDVNGLDFWNNSDSIKVEESHQYGTIVHKQILDMEDGDDKAKLKVTMDWISSKGEVLLTENTTFIFRGKANEYSIDRITNLSAANGKVDFKDNKEGVLGIRVARELEHPSDKPDIFTDANGLPTAVPVLNNDGVNGNYINSEGMEGNDCWGKRSNWVNLTSTIRDEKISLVILDHKKNVGYPTYWHARGYGLFAANPLGQEIFSNGKEKLNLSLKQGEDVTFKHRIIVASKNLEKSEIDSQFSEFSKE, from the coding sequence ATGAAAATTGAAAGACAAAAATTTAGTGGTCTTCACTTAATGTTAGGGGTACTCCTACTGTTTTTGGGATCTATTTCCTGTAAACAGAAAAAGGCAGAAGCCACCAATCTGTTAGAAGTGGGCACGAATAAAGAAAAAAGAATTCAATTGGTCAGGGACGATACCCAGAAGAAAGTATCCGTTATGATAGACGGCAAGTTGTTTACCGCCTATCGCTACCCCAATACCATTAAAAAACCTATCCTGTATCCCCTCATAACTCCAAATGGCACCAATATTACTCGGAAATTTCCCTTGGAACCTTCTGTTGGGGAACGCGTAGATCATCCCCACCAAGTAGGGCTATGGTTCAACTACGGGGATGTAAATGGCTTAGATTTTTGGAACAATTCCGATTCCATCAAGGTTGAAGAGAGCCATCAATACGGCACCATAGTACACAAACAAATCCTAGATATGGAGGATGGGGACGATAAGGCCAAACTAAAGGTGACCATGGATTGGATTTCTTCAAAAGGGGAGGTTTTGCTAACCGAAAACACCACCTTTATTTTTAGGGGGAAGGCCAATGAATACTCTATAGATCGCATCACCAATCTCAGCGCTGCTAACGGAAAAGTTGATTTTAAGGACAATAAGGAAGGGGTGCTGGGTATCAGGGTCGCCAGAGAACTGGAACACCCTTCCGATAAACCCGACATTTTTACCGATGCCAATGGGCTCCCTACAGCTGTGCCAGTACTTAACAATGATGGGGTAAACGGAAATTACATAAACAGCGAAGGCATGGAAGGGAACGACTGTTGGGGAAAAAGGTCTAATTGGGTTAATTTAACATCTACCATTCGCGATGAAAAGATTTCTTTGGTAATCCTTGACCATAAAAAAAATGTGGGCTATCCTACCTACTGGCATGCAAGAGGGTATGGTTTGTTCGCTGCCAATCCATTAGGACAAGAAATTTTCAGCAATGGTAAGGAGAAACTAAACCTAAGTTTGAAACAAGGTGAGGACGTAACTTTTAAACATCGGATTATTGTGGCCAGCAAGAATTTGGAGAAATCTGAAATCGATTCGCAATTTTCCGAATTCTCAAAAGAGTAA
- a CDS encoding DUF1080 domain-containing protein — MKEIIAWAIALLFTLTVYSQQPKLKSAFNGKNLSGWTEPTDNKWWSAENGILIGKSDPDKKGSILWTKKEFKDFEFETEFRYVEGTVDSGIFIRNDKQQIQLGISGSLKRDMTASPYIAGLGYPVEAQNIQEILKPNNWNTMKVIAIAGYYEVWLNNIHVMSYTSDSFIEQGPIGLQVHPNNNMIINFRNIKVASVN, encoded by the coding sequence ATGAAAGAAATAATAGCATGGGCCATAGCGCTCTTATTTACACTCACTGTTTATTCCCAACAGCCAAAATTAAAAAGTGCTTTTAACGGAAAGAACCTCAGCGGCTGGACCGAGCCCACCGATAATAAGTGGTGGTCTGCAGAAAACGGAATATTGATCGGCAAAAGTGATCCAGATAAAAAGGGCTCCATACTCTGGACCAAAAAAGAATTTAAGGATTTTGAATTTGAAACGGAATTCCGTTATGTGGAGGGTACCGTAGATTCTGGAATCTTTATCCGTAACGACAAACAACAGATTCAATTGGGAATCTCTGGTTCCCTAAAGCGCGACATGACGGCATCGCCCTATATCGCTGGATTAGGATACCCCGTAGAAGCCCAGAACATTCAAGAAATCTTAAAGCCTAATAACTGGAATACCATGAAAGTGATCGCTATTGCAGGTTATTACGAAGTTTGGCTTAACAACATCCATGTTATGAGTTACACTTCGGACAGTTTTATAGAACAGGGCCCAATTGGCCTGCAAGTACATCCCAACAATAATATGATTATAAATTTTAGAAATATCAAAGTTGCAAGCGTCAATTAG
- a CDS encoding OsmC family protein, which produces MKKHHYKARVIWTGNEGKGTLDRRSYNRNHSISCEGKYSDIRGSSDPSFSGDGSKYNPEDLFLSSLSACHMLWYLHLCSMNNIVVTDYTDNPTGIMEETADGSGRFIEVILNPIVKINNSAMLQQANELHIEANKMCFIANSCNFKIGHNPETTAE; this is translated from the coding sequence ATGAAGAAACACCACTACAAAGCAAGAGTTATTTGGACTGGAAATGAAGGCAAAGGCACTCTAGACCGCAGATCCTATAATCGCAACCATTCAATATCTTGTGAAGGAAAATATAGCGATATAAGGGGTTCATCGGATCCTTCCTTTTCTGGGGACGGATCAAAATATAATCCCGAAGATTTATTTCTATCCTCCTTATCTGCCTGCCATATGCTTTGGTACTTGCATTTATGTTCCATGAATAACATTGTAGTTACGGATTATACGGACAATCCAACTGGCATTATGGAAGAAACCGCTGATGGTAGTGGAAGGTTTATAGAGGTAATATTAAATCCTATCGTGAAGATTAACAATTCGGCCATGTTACAACAAGCAAATGAATTACATATTGAGGCTAATAAAATGTGTTTTATCGCTAATTCCTGCAACTTTAAAATCGGACACAACCCTGAAACCACAGCAGAATAA
- a CDS encoding DUF1080 domain-containing protein, with the protein MSEVIDNDSINSKASGHLGLQVHVGPPMKVAYRNIQLKNP; encoded by the coding sequence ATGAGTGAAGTAATCGATAACGATTCCATAAATAGCAAAGCATCGGGACATCTAGGGCTACAGGTTCATGTAGGACCACCAATGAAGGTAGCATACAGGAATATTCAACTTAAAAATCCTTAA
- a CDS encoding Gfo/Idh/MocA family protein — protein sequence MDKYRQPLRWGIIGCGAVTEVKSGPPYQHTPNFQLEGVMRRNIEKAEDYAKRHGVPKFYSCGDDLILDSEIDAVYIATPPDTHKLYALKVAEAGKPCCIEKPMASNYADSLEIYNSFSTKGLPLFVAYYRRSLPRFLKIKEWLDRGNIGAVRHIRWQFCRPPSALDLEKSYNWRTDALIAPGGYFDDLASHGLDLFAYLLGEMDEVFGTSTNQQGLYAAKDAIAASWVHKNGVLGTAHWNFATFNSEDRVEILGSEGKIEFSIFNEEDVALENKEGVTRTFIEHPLHVQQYHVENIRAHLLENREHPSMGKSGLHTSWIMDRILGNL from the coding sequence ATGGATAAGTATCGGCAACCACTACGATGGGGTATTATTGGGTGTGGAGCGGTAACGGAAGTAAAGAGCGGTCCTCCCTACCAGCATACCCCAAATTTTCAGTTAGAGGGGGTAATGAGACGGAATATCGAAAAGGCGGAGGATTATGCTAAAAGGCACGGGGTTCCTAAGTTTTATTCTTGTGGGGATGACCTTATTTTGGACTCAGAAATAGATGCCGTATATATTGCCACCCCGCCAGATACACATAAATTGTATGCCCTAAAAGTGGCCGAAGCAGGAAAGCCTTGTTGTATAGAAAAACCCATGGCTTCTAATTATGCCGATAGCTTGGAGATTTACAATAGTTTTTCCACTAAAGGGTTGCCTCTTTTTGTTGCTTATTACCGCCGGTCTTTGCCGAGATTCTTAAAAATCAAGGAATGGCTAGATCGAGGAAATATAGGAGCTGTAAGACATATTCGTTGGCAGTTTTGTAGGCCGCCAAGCGCATTGGATCTTGAAAAGTCCTATAACTGGCGTACCGATGCGTTAATTGCCCCTGGAGGGTACTTTGACGATTTGGCAAGTCATGGTTTGGATCTGTTCGCCTATTTGTTGGGGGAAATGGATGAGGTGTTCGGGACAAGCACAAATCAACAGGGTCTATACGCTGCTAAGGATGCCATAGCTGCTAGTTGGGTCCATAAGAATGGGGTTTTGGGCACTGCCCACTGGAATTTCGCCACCTTTAATAGTGAAGATAGGGTAGAGATTTTAGGGAGTGAAGGGAAAATTGAGTTTTCCATATTTAATGAGGAAGATGTAGCCCTGGAAAATAAGGAGGGGGTTACCCGCACTTTTATCGAACATCCGCTGCATGTGCAACAGTATCATGTAGAAAACATCAGGGCGCATTTATTGGAGAATAGGGAGCATCCGTCAATGGGAAAATCTGGTCTACATACCAGTTGGATTATGGACCGTATTTTAGGGAACTTGTAA
- the greA gene encoding transcription elongation factor GreA produces the protein MSKVSYYTAEGLKKLREELNFLKDVERPKASQAIGEARDKGDLSENAEYDAAKEAQGLLEMKISKMEAVLSNARLIDESQLDNSKVLVLSTVKLKNINNGMEMKYTLVAESEADLKSAKISVNSPIGKGLLGKKVGETAEITVPNGTLKFEVLEISR, from the coding sequence ATGAGCAAAGTATCTTATTACACAGCAGAAGGGCTAAAGAAATTGAGGGAGGAGCTAAACTTCCTTAAGGATGTGGAGCGTCCAAAAGCCTCTCAGGCAATTGGAGAGGCGAGGGATAAGGGAGATTTATCCGAGAATGCGGAATATGATGCAGCCAAAGAGGCTCAAGGCTTATTGGAGATGAAAATCTCTAAAATGGAGGCAGTATTGTCCAATGCCCGACTAATAGATGAATCGCAATTGGACAATTCCAAGGTGCTGGTATTATCTACCGTGAAGTTGAAAAATATCAATAACGGAATGGAAATGAAATACACCCTTGTTGCAGAAAGTGAAGCGGATTTAAAATCTGCTAAAATTTCTGTAAATTCGCCTATAGGAAAAGGGTTACTGGGGAAAAAAGTAGGCGAAACCGCTGAAATCACTGTGCCCAACGGGACGTTGAAATTTGAAGTACTGGAAATTTCTAGATAA
- a CDS encoding HIT family protein — protein MASIFTKIINGEIPSYKIAEDDRFYAFLDINPNAKGHTLCIPKMEVDRLLDLDEDTYMGLMAFSRKIGMAIEAAIPCDRVGLTVIGLEVPHVHVHLIPLNAMRDATFQHKVSLSKDDFLEIAKKIRERII, from the coding sequence ATGGCTTCTATTTTTACAAAAATCATCAATGGGGAAATTCCCTCCTATAAAATAGCAGAGGACGATCGATTTTATGCTTTTTTAGATATCAATCCAAATGCTAAGGGCCATACGTTGTGTATCCCTAAGATGGAGGTAGACCGACTGTTGGATTTGGATGAAGATACCTATATGGGGCTTATGGCGTTTTCAAGAAAAATTGGGATGGCCATAGAGGCCGCTATACCTTGCGATCGGGTAGGTTTAACTGTGATAGGTTTGGAAGTACCCCATGTGCATGTCCACCTTATCCCGTTAAACGCAATGCGCGATGCCACTTTTCAGCATAAGGTATCCTTGTCCAAAGACGATTTCCTAGAGATTGCAAAAAAAATTCGGGAAAGAATTATATAA
- a CDS encoding PAS domain-containing sensor histidine kinase, with protein sequence MNFSPKKKTPNILLLIASFAIVSLILWNTNSFFKKFKEEERYKMQIWATAQSEFLSLPVEADPGNLHIKIFQNNTSTPMILVNKDSSIKINNMPGALSSDTAYINRKIRKFKSENNPIFIEYKGENLATLYYGNSEVLNKLKYYPIALLLIIFLFGTVIYFLFKTNKTSEQNKLWAGMAKETAHQIGTPLSSLLGWNELLKSENINPEITKEIEKDITRLETITNRFSKIGSLPILAEHDLVEETKNAYHYLKSRSSKLINFSFQTHVDHVPVLLNKALYNWTIENLVKNGIDAMRGKGNISIEIFPSGSSVKVLITDTGSGISKNNFQTIFNPGVTTKKRGWGLGLSLVKRIVEEYHNGKIKVLSSSEKGTIMQISLKVKK encoded by the coding sequence ATGAATTTTAGTCCTAAAAAGAAAACTCCCAATATTCTATTACTAATAGCCTCCTTCGCTATAGTTAGTCTTATACTATGGAACACCAATAGTTTTTTTAAAAAGTTTAAGGAGGAAGAACGGTATAAAATGCAGATCTGGGCCACGGCTCAGTCAGAATTCCTATCCCTTCCCGTAGAGGCCGACCCTGGAAATCTTCATATAAAGATATTTCAGAACAACACCTCAACCCCAATGATATTGGTAAACAAGGACAGTTCCATTAAAATTAATAATATGCCGGGGGCGCTTAGCTCGGACACAGCCTATATCAATAGAAAAATCAGAAAATTTAAATCGGAAAACAATCCGATATTTATTGAATACAAAGGCGAAAATTTAGCCACACTTTATTATGGCAATTCTGAAGTCCTCAACAAGTTAAAATATTATCCCATTGCGCTCTTATTGATCATCTTCCTATTTGGAACAGTTATCTATTTTCTCTTTAAGACCAACAAAACCTCTGAACAAAACAAATTATGGGCTGGGATGGCCAAGGAAACAGCACATCAAATAGGCACTCCATTATCATCGCTATTGGGATGGAACGAACTCTTAAAATCAGAAAATATCAACCCTGAAATAACCAAGGAAATAGAAAAGGACATCACCCGGTTGGAAACCATTACCAATCGCTTCTCAAAAATAGGGTCTCTTCCCATTCTTGCGGAACACGACCTAGTAGAAGAAACCAAAAATGCCTACCACTATCTCAAATCAAGGAGTTCCAAACTCATCAATTTCTCCTTCCAAACCCATGTGGACCATGTTCCTGTTTTACTTAATAAAGCGCTTTATAATTGGACTATAGAAAATTTGGTAAAAAATGGTATAGATGCCATGCGCGGGAAAGGAAATATCTCCATAGAAATCTTTCCGAGCGGAAGTAGTGTTAAAGTTCTTATAACCGATACTGGTTCTGGAATTTCCAAGAATAATTTCCAAACTATATTTAATCCAGGGGTTACCACCAAAAAAAGGGGGTGGGGATTGGGACTTTCTTTGGTAAAAAGAATAGTAGAGGAATACCACAATGGTAAAATTAAAGTACTTTCGTCGTCTGAAAAAGGTACCATAATGCAAATTTCATTAAAAGTTAAAAAATAA
- a CDS encoding flavin reductase family protein encodes MVSLEVTEVTTAKLHGLLLGAVGPRPIAFASTVDKRGRPNLSPFSFFNVFSANPPILVFSPARRVRNNTTKHTLDNIIETKEVVVNIVNYAMVQQVSLASTEYKVGENEFIKAGFTMLKSDLVKPFRVAESPVQFECKVIKVEPLGKEGGAGNLVFCEVVKIHLDADILDENGRVDPYKIDQVARMGGDWYSRANLGLFEVPKPISTIGIGIDQLPDYIRLSHILTGNDLGKLGNIEKLPTTEEVKSYIDNDVGLRVLLSSGDPDQLHKKAQALLKNNELMAAWMCLLAEAEI; translated from the coding sequence ATGGTTTCCCTTGAGGTTACAGAAGTCACCACTGCAAAATTGCATGGACTTTTGTTGGGTGCTGTTGGGCCTAGGCCTATTGCTTTTGCCAGTACCGTTGATAAGAGGGGGAGGCCAAATTTATCGCCATTTAGTTTTTTTAATGTATTTAGCGCCAATCCGCCTATCCTAGTATTTTCGCCAGCTAGACGGGTTCGTAACAATACCACCAAACACACCTTGGACAATATTATAGAAACCAAGGAAGTAGTCGTGAATATTGTAAACTACGCCATGGTGCAACAAGTATCCTTGGCTAGTACAGAGTATAAAGTAGGGGAGAATGAATTTATTAAGGCCGGGTTTACCATGTTAAAATCGGATTTGGTAAAACCCTTTAGAGTGGCAGAATCTCCTGTGCAGTTTGAATGTAAGGTAATTAAGGTAGAGCCTTTGGGAAAAGAGGGGGGAGCAGGAAATCTGGTTTTCTGTGAAGTGGTAAAAATTCATTTGGATGCAGATATTTTGGATGAAAATGGTCGTGTAGACCCATATAAGATAGATCAAGTAGCCCGTATGGGTGGTGATTGGTACAGTAGAGCCAATCTGGGACTATTTGAAGTTCCTAAGCCAATTTCCACAATAGGGATCGGCATAGATCAACTTCCCGATTATATACGGTTAAGCCATATTCTTACCGGAAATGATCTGGGAAAGTTGGGGAATATAGAAAAACTGCCTACTACGGAAGAAGTTAAGAGCTATATTGATAACGATGTGGGACTTCGGGTCCTACTAAGTTCTGGAGATCCGGATCAGTTGCATAAGAAAGCACAGGCTCTTTTAAAAAACAACGAATTGATGGCCGCATGGATGTGTTTGCTGGCGGAAGCCGAAATCTAA
- a CDS encoding DUF3127 domain-containing protein, with protein sequence MEVQGKIKMVSETQTFGSNGFRKREVVVTTEEQYPQHIMVEFVQDKCDLLNNFGVGQSVKISINLRGREWVNPQGETKYFNSIQGWRIENLQQEAGGAGMPPVPPMDAFEPADNLNEEDHDDLPF encoded by the coding sequence ATGGAAGTACAAGGGAAAATTAAAATGGTAAGTGAGACCCAAACTTTTGGGAGCAACGGATTTAGAAAAAGAGAGGTAGTAGTGACTACCGAGGAGCAGTACCCGCAGCATATTATGGTGGAATTTGTACAGGATAAATGTGATCTGTTGAATAATTTTGGAGTAGGTCAGTCAGTGAAAATCAGCATCAACCTAAGAGGTAGAGAATGGGTAAACCCACAAGGGGAAACCAAATATTTTAACTCTATCCAAGGATGGCGTATAGAAAACTTACAACAAGAAGCAGGTGGTGCCGGAATGCCTCCAGTACCTCCTATGGATGCCTTTGAGCCGGCAGATAATTTAAATGAAGAAGATCATGACGATCTTCCTTTTTAG
- the aat gene encoding leucyl/phenylalanyl-tRNA--protein transferase, translating into MFLLDDRLVFPNVENADEEGLLAVGGNLSPERLVLAYRNGIFPWFNEDSPILWWSPDPRMVLFPKEVRISKSMRQLIKRNSFKITWNTNFIEVLQECSAIDRKGQNGTWITDGMKKAYIHLHEIGIAKSIEVWDEDVLVGGLYGVDLGHVFCGESMFSKASNASKYAFIHLAQELEAQGYKVIDCQVYNSHLESLGAKEIPRSEFIEILKATALPPNKELGQN; encoded by the coding sequence ATGTTTCTTTTAGATGACCGTTTAGTATTTCCCAATGTTGAGAATGCAGATGAAGAGGGGTTGTTGGCGGTAGGTGGTAATCTATCCCCAGAAAGATTGGTTTTGGCCTACAGAAACGGAATTTTCCCATGGTTTAATGAAGATTCCCCGATTCTATGGTGGAGCCCCGACCCTAGAATGGTATTGTTTCCTAAAGAGGTCAGGATATCCAAGAGCATGCGACAGTTAATTAAAAGGAATTCTTTCAAAATTACTTGGAACACCAATTTTATAGAGGTGCTTCAAGAGTGTTCGGCCATAGATCGCAAAGGTCAAAATGGAACCTGGATAACCGATGGGATGAAAAAGGCCTATATTCATTTACATGAAATTGGAATAGCCAAATCCATAGAAGTCTGGGATGAAGATGTTTTGGTAGGAGGCTTGTACGGAGTAGATCTAGGGCATGTTTTCTGTGGCGAAAGTATGTTTAGCAAGGCCAGCAATGCTTCTAAATACGCTTTTATACATTTGGCTCAGGAATTAGAGGCACAGGGATATAAGGTGATCGATTGCCAAGTGTACAATTCGCATTTGGAAAGTTTGGGGGCTAAGGAAATTCCTAGGAGTGAATTTATTGAAATTTTAAAAGCTACAGCGCTGCCTCCTAATAAAGAACTCGGTCAAAATTAA
- a CDS encoding DNA-3-methyladenine glycosylase I: MEKHKCGWCKGDALYEKYHDEEWGVPLKDDAQLFEFLILETFQAGLSWITILRKRENFRKAFDQFDYQKIANYSEEKIESLLQDSGIVRNRLKIRATVTNAIEFMKIQEQYGSFSSYIWGFIDGIPIKNKVKNYKDVPATTPLSDAISKDLKKRGFKFVGSTVLYAHMQATGMVNDHEINCFRYHEV, from the coding sequence ATGGAAAAGCATAAATGTGGATGGTGCAAGGGTGATGCCCTTTACGAAAAATACCATGACGAAGAATGGGGTGTTCCCCTTAAGGACGATGCCCAATTATTTGAATTTTTAATCTTAGAAACGTTCCAAGCAGGATTAAGTTGGATTACCATTCTTAGAAAAAGGGAAAATTTCAGGAAGGCATTCGATCAATTTGATTACCAAAAAATTGCAAATTATTCCGAAGAAAAGATAGAATCACTCTTACAAGATTCGGGAATTGTTAGGAACAGGCTCAAAATTAGGGCCACAGTGACAAATGCCATAGAATTTATGAAAATACAGGAACAATACGGTAGTTTTAGTAGCTATATATGGGGCTTTATTGACGGCATCCCTATAAAAAACAAGGTTAAAAATTACAAAGATGTCCCAGCTACAACCCCTTTGTCCGACGCTATCAGCAAAGACCTAAAAAAACGGGGCTTTAAGTTTGTGGGCAGTACCGTGCTTTACGCGCATATGCAAGCCACTGGCATGGTAAACGATCACGAAATAAATTGCTTTAGATATCATGAGGTATAA